The proteins below are encoded in one region of Myxococcales bacterium:
- a CDS encoding leucine--tRNA ligase produces the protein MQERYEAEKIENKWQKTWAEQKLFAANASEGPHAYILEMLPYPSGKIHMGHVRNYAIGDAVARHLHMQGKNVLHPMGWDAFGMPAENAAIAHGRHPNEWTRQNIDQMRVQLKRLGLSYDWSREFATCEPTYYKHEQAMFLRMLEKGLAYRDTALANWCESCQTVLANEQVEEGRCWRCSNEVVQKELAQWFIRTTAYAQELLDDLDGLEGRWPDKVLNAQRNWIGRSVGAEVQFPLETPSGDTKAISVFTTRPDTLYGVTFLSIAAEHPLATAFAQRSKDKANIEAFIQRLRQDHKSERSVDDTKKEGMFTGEYCLHPLTGEKIPIWIANFVLMDYGTGAVMAVPAHDERDFEFARVYDLAIKVVIAERADQNIDPNSMKVAFTESGVLINSAELCGVDNESAKEKIIAQLQSKKLGKKTVNFRLRDWLVSRQRYWGTPIPVVHCAKDGIVPVDINSLPVELPLDVTISGDGGSPLAKHEGFLHTNCPRCGGPAKRETDTFDTFVESSWYFYRYMSPQYEKGPVDLEQAKHWLPVDLYIGGDEHAVMHLMYARFWHKMMIDLGYLSKECPREPTHRLLTQGMVCHEVYFRQNEANPTQKTYFYPKDTEIRDGARVLKSDGQAVQVGPVIKMSKSKNNLVDPDELIQSYGADTARLFVLFAAPPEGQVDWNEAGVEGMHRFLQRLWRLVRTHRDRLSPSFTPAKQASSDKAKELRRNIHQCIEKVSRDLGEKLRLNTAIAAQMELLNALSAFEAAHDDDYAVLNEGIHTLLRLLAPFAPHMCEELHALLGGEGLISSQAWPSLDSTALEQASFEIPVQINGKVRGRISIAPGTKKDEVVAAAKRDAKISAQLQGKDLIKTVYVPDRILTFVVKN, from the coding sequence ATGCAAGAGCGTTACGAAGCCGAAAAAATCGAAAACAAGTGGCAAAAAACTTGGGCAGAGCAAAAGCTCTTCGCCGCCAATGCAAGTGAAGGTCCGCATGCTTACATCCTGGAGATGCTGCCCTATCCGTCAGGCAAGATTCATATGGGACACGTGCGCAACTACGCCATTGGCGATGCTGTCGCTCGCCATTTGCACATGCAAGGTAAAAATGTGCTCCACCCCATGGGCTGGGATGCCTTTGGCATGCCTGCTGAAAACGCCGCCATTGCGCATGGCAGACACCCCAACGAATGGACACGTCAAAACATCGACCAGATGCGCGTTCAATTAAAGCGCCTTGGTCTTAGTTATGATTGGAGCCGCGAGTTCGCGACTTGCGAACCCACTTACTACAAACATGAACAAGCCATGTTCTTGCGCATGCTTGAAAAAGGTCTCGCCTACCGTGACACCGCATTAGCAAACTGGTGCGAAAGTTGTCAGACCGTCCTGGCCAACGAGCAAGTCGAAGAAGGCCGTTGCTGGCGTTGTTCGAACGAAGTCGTCCAAAAAGAGCTAGCGCAATGGTTCATACGCACCACAGCGTACGCCCAAGAACTACTCGATGACTTGGATGGTCTTGAGGGCAGATGGCCCGATAAAGTCCTAAACGCTCAACGCAACTGGATTGGCCGAAGCGTTGGAGCCGAAGTCCAGTTCCCCCTTGAAACGCCAAGCGGCGATACCAAAGCCATTTCGGTATTTACCACCCGACCCGACACTTTATATGGGGTGACTTTCCTTTCGATAGCTGCCGAGCATCCCTTAGCCACCGCCTTTGCCCAAAGGAGCAAAGACAAAGCAAACATCGAAGCCTTCATCCAACGCCTACGTCAAGACCACAAAAGCGAACGCTCCGTCGATGACACAAAAAAAGAAGGCATGTTCACCGGCGAGTATTGCCTGCATCCACTTACTGGCGAGAAGATTCCCATTTGGATCGCAAACTTTGTTCTGATGGACTACGGCACAGGCGCCGTCATGGCCGTGCCTGCGCACGACGAACGTGATTTTGAGTTTGCGCGTGTTTATGATCTTGCTATCAAAGTTGTCATCGCAGAGCGCGCCGATCAAAACATCGACCCTAACAGCATGAAAGTCGCTTTTACCGAAAGTGGCGTACTAATTAACAGTGCAGAACTTTGCGGCGTTGATAACGAAAGCGCCAAAGAAAAAATCATCGCCCAACTACAAAGCAAAAAACTCGGCAAAAAGACCGTAAACTTTCGCTTGCGTGATTGGCTTGTTTCTCGCCAACGTTATTGGGGCACGCCCATTCCTGTCGTGCATTGCGCAAAAGACGGAATCGTTCCAGTGGATATAAATAGCTTGCCCGTTGAACTTCCACTGGATGTCACCATCAGTGGCGATGGGGGCTCGCCCTTGGCCAAGCATGAGGGCTTTTTACATACGAACTGTCCACGGTGCGGCGGCCCTGCCAAACGTGAAACCGACACCTTTGATACCTTTGTCGAATCGAGTTGGTATTTCTACCGCTACATGAGCCCTCAGTATGAAAAGGGCCCTGTCGACCTTGAGCAAGCAAAGCACTGGCTGCCGGTTGATCTGTACATTGGTGGCGATGAACATGCCGTCATGCATCTGATGTACGCTCGCTTCTGGCATAAAATGATGATCGACCTTGGCTACCTGTCCAAGGAATGTCCTCGAGAACCAACGCATCGCCTGCTCACGCAAGGCATGGTTTGCCATGAGGTTTACTTCCGACAAAACGAAGCAAACCCAACACAAAAAACCTATTTCTATCCTAAAGACACCGAGATTAGAGATGGCGCACGTGTCTTAAAAAGCGATGGTCAAGCGGTGCAAGTAGGTCCGGTCATCAAAATGAGCAAATCCAAGAACAACTTGGTTGACCCGGATGAGCTCATCCAAAGCTACGGCGCCGACACCGCGAGGCTCTTTGTTCTTTTTGCTGCGCCGCCCGAAGGCCAGGTCGATTGGAACGAAGCGGGCGTCGAAGGCATGCATCGCTTTTTGCAAAGGCTTTGGCGGCTGGTCCGCACCCACCGTGATCGCTTGAGCCCTAGCTTCACGCCGGCAAAACAAGCATCAAGCGACAAAGCAAAAGAGCTCAGGCGCAACATTCACCAATGCATTGAAAAAGTAAGCCGCGACCTCGGAGAGAAACTTCGCCTCAACACAGCGATTGCAGCGCAAATGGAATTGCTCAACGCACTAAGCGCTTTTGAAGCAGCCCACGATGACGATTACGCTGTGCTCAACGAAGGCATTCACACCCTATTGCGCTTGCTTGCTCCCTTTGCACCACACATGTGTGAAGAGCTGCATGCCCTACTGGGCGGCGAGGGTCTGATCAGCAGCCAGGCTTGGCCATCGCTCGATAGCACAGCTCTGGAACAAGCTAGCTTTGAGATTCCCGTGCAGATCAACGGCAAAGTACGCGGGCGGATTTCAATTGCACCGGGAACTAAAAAAGACGAAGTCGTTGCTGCGGCAAAACGCGATGCAAAGATATCTGCCCAACTTCAAGGCAAAGATCTTATAAAGACAGTATACGTTCCTGACCGTATACTTACATTCGTTGTTAAAAACTAA
- a CDS encoding diguanylate cyclase, whose translation MHRQDFTTADPNRSADIAQLSADTLTDSFKIIDDGKLSSVLVIEDNEDDAVFVQSLLKKTFHNAEITHVITLSDALHLLQQKAYEIIITDLGLPDAQGIESVEALHKTAHSVPIVACSSLADEIIAVNAVNAGAEDYLLKDEITERLLARSLRYALERHHTKERLVELAHYDPLTGLLNRNAFSEQLGRAVKRSRRQPGWLVLMFVDLDRFKEVNDTFGHTMGDHLLANIAARLEQCVREADIVARLGGDEFAILLESVESHEEITKVANRLLASFAQPTVISDSELDIKASIGITMTLMGESTAERLIKRADEAMYRAKEKGRNQYQIFDDTLLFAQRYRKQSERELRTAIQEKAFAIHYQPEFRFVQKELIGVEALVRWKHPEHGLLAPSEFISILEDQRLIISLGSWVLTETCKVLRRWEEQGLFKKLSINISQLQLEDKAFVNSVKSICAKEGVSPAWLQFEIKEDVLLGNREDVARTLSELTKLGIKLSLMTLVPIQSWFRIWRSYLFKG comes from the coding sequence GTGCACCGACAAGATTTTACAACGGCAGACCCTAACAGAAGCGCAGACATTGCGCAGCTATCTGCCGACACCCTAACCGATTCATTTAAGATTATCGATGACGGAAAATTATCATCGGTCCTTGTGATCGAAGATAACGAAGACGACGCTGTTTTCGTCCAGAGTCTGTTAAAAAAAACCTTTCACAATGCTGAAATCACCCATGTCATCACGCTATCGGATGCTCTTCATTTACTGCAGCAGAAAGCTTATGAGATTATTATAACGGACCTTGGTCTCCCTGACGCGCAAGGAATAGAGTCCGTCGAAGCGCTCCATAAAACCGCCCATTCCGTACCAATCGTCGCATGCTCGTCTTTGGCAGATGAAATCATAGCAGTGAACGCCGTCAATGCTGGAGCCGAGGACTATCTGCTGAAAGATGAGATAACGGAGCGCTTACTTGCCCGCTCGCTGCGTTATGCCTTGGAACGACATCATACAAAAGAACGATTGGTTGAGCTTGCACACTACGATCCTCTAACAGGCCTTCTGAATCGCAATGCCTTTAGCGAACAACTTGGTCGAGCCGTAAAACGCTCACGCCGACAACCGGGATGGCTTGTGCTCATGTTTGTCGACCTTGATCGTTTCAAAGAGGTCAACGACACTTTTGGCCATACCATGGGCGATCATTTGCTTGCAAACATTGCAGCCCGTTTGGAACAATGCGTTCGCGAAGCGGACATCGTGGCACGCCTCGGCGGAGATGAATTTGCCATACTCTTGGAAAGCGTCGAATCGCACGAAGAGATAACAAAGGTAGCGAACCGCTTGTTAGCAAGTTTTGCACAGCCGACAGTCATCTCCGACAGTGAGCTCGACATCAAAGCCAGTATCGGTATCACTATGACACTCATGGGAGAATCCACTGCGGAACGATTGATAAAGCGCGCAGACGAAGCCATGTACCGAGCAAAGGAAAAAGGCCGCAACCAGTACCAGATCTTTGACGACACCCTTTTGTTCGCCCAACGCTACCGAAAGCAATCCGAGCGAGAATTGCGCACCGCGATACAAGAAAAGGCCTTTGCGATACATTATCAACCTGAATTCCGCTTCGTACAAAAAGAACTCATTGGTGTTGAAGCCTTAGTACGTTGGAAGCACCCTGAACATGGCTTACTTGCCCCTTCGGAGTTTATTAGCATTTTAGAAGACCAACGCTTGATTATTAGTTTAGGCAGTTGGGTGTTGACCGAAACCTGCAAGGTCCTACGTCGATGGGAAGAGCAAGGTCTATTCAAAAAGCTTTCGATTAACATCTCACAGCTTCAATTGGAGGATAAAGCTTTTGTGAACTCGGTAAAGAGCATCTGCGCAAAGGAAGGCGTCAGTCCTGCATGGCTTCAGTTTGAAATCAAAGAGGACGTATTGTTGGGGAATCGTGAAGATGTCGCTAGAACACTAAGCGAACTCACTAAACTCGGTATCAAATTATCATTGATGACTTTGGTACCCATCCAGTCTTGGTTTCGGATCTGGCGGAGCTACCTATTCAAGGGATAA
- a CDS encoding EAL domain-containing protein produces MVSDLAELPIQGIKIARRFISDNPTKTVDETILGVFLSIGKTLGLDVNAKGVEDEAQFNTLQQLGCKTYQGFYASEAVPLNVLEDWISTRSTVEFGEYPKT; encoded by the coding sequence TTGGTTTCGGATCTGGCGGAGCTACCTATTCAAGGGATAAAAATTGCACGCCGATTTATCAGTGATAACCCTACAAAGACAGTCGATGAAACAATCCTAGGTGTGTTTCTAAGCATTGGTAAGACACTCGGTCTCGATGTTAATGCAAAAGGCGTTGAAGATGAAGCACAGTTTAATACATTGCAGCAGCTTGGATGCAAAACATACCAGGGGTTTTACGCAAGCGAAGCTGTGCCCTTGAACGTGCTTGAAGACTGGATCTCCACGCGTAGCACAGTCGAATTTGGAGAGTATCCAAAAACCTAA
- a CDS encoding M23 family metallopeptidase, translating into MKWPVSKGWFVRGFGSGEGGYHQAVDIMGKIGWNVRAAAPGIVAYSGKEVRGYGNMVLVVHPGGWATMYAHNSVNFVVAGEKVARGAVLAEVGSTGISRGPHVHFELIYKGQNCDPLSLFRPEVRHRNGKHSQTKKSVWKTPGKKPKTIRCNSRKRHPRSRWVTQENPEEGESSP; encoded by the coding sequence TTGAAATGGCCGGTAAGCAAGGGCTGGTTTGTGCGGGGCTTTGGATCGGGCGAAGGCGGATACCATCAAGCGGTCGATATCATGGGCAAGATAGGCTGGAATGTGAGAGCAGCGGCTCCTGGGATTGTTGCTTATTCCGGCAAAGAGGTTCGTGGTTATGGGAATATGGTGCTGGTGGTGCATCCAGGAGGCTGGGCGACGATGTATGCTCATAACTCGGTTAACTTTGTGGTGGCGGGTGAAAAAGTCGCTCGTGGTGCGGTGCTAGCTGAAGTTGGAAGCACAGGTATCAGTCGCGGACCACATGTGCATTTCGAGCTCATCTATAAAGGTCAAAACTGCGATCCCCTTTCGTTGTTTCGTCCTGAGGTACGTCATCGCAACGGTAAACATTCTCAGACGAAGAAAAGCGTCTGGAAGACCCCTGGCAAAAAACCAAAGACTATCCGTTGCAATAGTCGCAAAAGACACCCTCGTTCGCGATGGGTTACTCAAGAAAATCCTGAAGAGGGCGAATCTTCTCCGTAG
- a CDS encoding NAD-dependent epimerase/dehydratase family protein, translating into MQGKAIVTGASGFIGSRLRERLLKDGIDVLAIRRPGSPPAKQGRSVEASYEDLSKLRAIVSEEKPNYLFHVAGATKGVHYSDFERANVLPTENLVEACNASGHNLERFVLVSSLAAFGPSGLNWEHDESSEARPIEFYGRSKLAAERVLQEKGSDLPWTIVRPSGVYGPGDVDYFQLFKAVARRVNVFFGNRERLFSAVYVDDLIDALVQAAESPKSVGKGYFISDGKPVTWQHFQDEIIRAGKKRTLTLNLPEALVYVAAFGGEFLSRFDGKPRLFNRQKAAMGAQDAWTCSPSAAHRDFNFNPKISVPKGVELAFQWYQDQGWI; encoded by the coding sequence ATGCAAGGAAAAGCAATTGTAACTGGAGCGAGTGGTTTTATTGGATCGCGTTTGCGCGAGCGACTTTTAAAGGACGGTATAGACGTCCTTGCCATACGGCGTCCAGGCTCGCCGCCAGCGAAGCAAGGCCGTTCGGTCGAAGCGAGTTATGAAGATCTGTCAAAACTTAGGGCTATCGTTAGCGAGGAAAAACCAAACTACTTGTTTCACGTGGCTGGAGCGACCAAGGGCGTGCATTATTCAGATTTCGAACGAGCAAACGTGTTGCCCACCGAGAATCTTGTCGAAGCGTGCAATGCTTCTGGTCATAATCTCGAGCGATTTGTCTTGGTTTCCTCGTTGGCTGCATTTGGGCCTTCTGGACTAAACTGGGAGCATGACGAGAGCAGCGAAGCCAGACCGATCGAGTTTTACGGGCGAAGTAAATTAGCCGCAGAGCGCGTTTTACAAGAAAAGGGAAGTGATCTGCCTTGGACGATTGTGCGCCCGTCTGGTGTGTATGGGCCTGGCGATGTCGATTATTTTCAGCTGTTCAAAGCAGTAGCGCGCCGGGTTAACGTGTTTTTTGGAAATCGCGAACGGCTTTTCTCTGCGGTGTACGTGGATGATTTAATCGATGCACTTGTGCAAGCTGCGGAGAGTCCCAAAAGTGTGGGTAAGGGCTACTTTATCAGCGATGGAAAGCCGGTGACTTGGCAGCATTTTCAAGATGAAATTATTCGAGCAGGTAAGAAGCGAACCCTCACTTTGAATTTGCCGGAAGCACTCGTCTATGTGGCTGCATTTGGCGGCGAGTTCTTGAGTCGCTTCGATGGCAAACCGCGTTTGTTTAACCGTCAAAAAGCAGCCATGGGTGCTCAGGATGCTTGGACTTGCAGTCCTTCAGCTGCGCATCGGGATTTTAATTTCAATCCGAAAATATCTGTCCCTAAAGGTGTGGAGTTGGCCTTCCAATGGTACCAAGACCAAGGCTGGATCTAG
- a CDS encoding LysM peptidoglycan-binding domain-containing protein produces the protein MAQRIKMLGRSLCCALLLFSASECSSGTKDRQADASVKDVQEDVVSSVQHEVQEGQTLWDIARAYDLRVADILKANNIRPAESHLVRVGQKLTVPGVRKKVEVETAEDRKAKREAARAALPDLKDGAYHFLASGESLWSVARLYDVPLDTILARNKLSDDAANALKPGEPIIVPGIKESDIKQTESQVREGFFHTLESGQKHWDLAGSFGVAVSEIMAANSLKEAQVKALREGDQIWIPGVTRDKKGIVSRRTTQRERGATQQAKGLGLGTRQAASQILRGAIKASWGARPGAWARYQVL, from the coding sequence ATGGCTCAGAGAATCAAAATGCTCGGGCGAAGCCTGTGTTGTGCTTTGTTGCTTTTCAGTGCTTCGGAATGCTCCTCTGGGACCAAAGATCGCCAGGCGGATGCTTCCGTTAAAGATGTTCAAGAGGATGTTGTGTCTTCTGTTCAGCACGAGGTGCAAGAAGGGCAGACGCTTTGGGACATCGCTCGGGCTTATGATTTACGAGTGGCCGATATTCTCAAAGCCAACAACATTCGCCCAGCTGAATCGCATTTGGTGCGCGTGGGGCAAAAGTTAACGGTTCCTGGCGTACGAAAAAAGGTCGAGGTTGAAACCGCCGAGGATCGAAAAGCAAAGAGAGAGGCCGCTCGGGCTGCACTTCCCGATCTCAAAGATGGCGCCTATCATTTTCTTGCTTCGGGGGAGTCTCTCTGGAGTGTAGCGCGGCTTTACGATGTGCCGCTGGATACCATTCTAGCCCGAAATAAGCTCAGCGATGATGCTGCAAACGCCTTGAAGCCCGGTGAGCCAATTATCGTTCCAGGAATTAAAGAAAGCGACATTAAGCAGACCGAAAGCCAAGTGCGCGAAGGTTTTTTTCATACCCTGGAAAGTGGGCAAAAACATTGGGATTTGGCTGGAAGCTTTGGTGTGGCGGTCTCAGAAATCATGGCGGCTAACAGTCTTAAAGAAGCACAAGTTAAAGCACTTCGCGAGGGAGATCAGATTTGGATCCCCGGCGTGACGCGAGACAAAAAGGGTATCGTGAGCAGGCGTACAACGCAGCGCGAACGAGGAGCCACTCAGCAAGCTAAAGGCCTTGGGCTTGGGACACGGCAAGCCGCCAGTCAAATTCTACGTGGTGCGATAAAAGCGAGTTGGGGCGCGCGGCCGGGGGCGTGGGCACGCTACCAGGTACTTTGA
- the aepY gene encoding phosphonopyruvate decarboxylase — MIEAKDFFDALVRENVDFFAGVPDSLLKSFCAYITANTDAKHHVITANEGSAVALAAGYHLATGRIGLVYMQNSGLGNAVNPLTSLADAEVYGVPMLLVIGWRGEPDKKDEPQHVKMGKVTSDLLSSINIPHAVVPTDWSEAKPLLKFAIEQATSKQGPFALVVPKGTFETYSLKTDESDSYPLSREDALGIILDHIDPKSFFVSTTGMPSRELYECREQREEEHATDFLTVGSMGHASQIALGVALQQSERPVVCIDGDGAAIMHLGGLSTIGSLKPGNFTHVVLNNGAHDSVGGQPTVGFEIDFAAIARGCAYPTVLRADDENTLAEALNAMAELPGPRFLEVRVHKGARSDLGRPKQSPQELKESIMEFLAKS, encoded by the coding sequence GTGATTGAAGCGAAAGATTTCTTTGATGCACTTGTGCGAGAAAATGTGGATTTTTTTGCAGGTGTGCCGGACTCCTTACTCAAGTCTTTTTGCGCCTATATTACCGCCAATACGGATGCCAAGCATCATGTGATTACCGCCAACGAGGGAAGCGCTGTTGCACTCGCTGCAGGCTATCATTTGGCTACAGGACGGATTGGTCTGGTCTACATGCAAAACTCAGGCTTAGGCAATGCGGTTAATCCGCTAACCTCGCTGGCTGATGCTGAGGTCTATGGCGTTCCCATGTTGCTTGTCATTGGTTGGCGCGGCGAGCCCGATAAGAAAGATGAGCCCCAACATGTAAAGATGGGCAAGGTCACTTCTGATTTGTTGTCGTCTATAAATATTCCGCATGCGGTCGTCCCCACCGATTGGTCGGAGGCCAAGCCGCTTTTGAAATTCGCGATTGAGCAGGCTACTTCCAAACAAGGTCCTTTTGCGCTTGTTGTACCTAAAGGCACCTTTGAGACCTATTCGCTAAAAACAGATGAAAGTGATTCGTATCCGCTTAGTCGCGAAGATGCACTTGGAATTATTTTGGATCATATCGATCCTAAATCTTTTTTTGTTTCAACGACTGGTATGCCTTCGCGAGAGCTCTACGAGTGTCGTGAACAACGGGAAGAGGAGCATGCGACAGACTTTTTAACGGTGGGTTCGATGGGCCATGCTTCACAAATAGCATTGGGTGTTGCCTTGCAACAAAGTGAGCGCCCGGTGGTATGCATTGATGGTGATGGTGCTGCGATTATGCATCTCGGAGGACTCAGTACGATTGGTAGCCTGAAGCCAGGCAACTTCACTCATGTTGTTCTTAATAATGGCGCTCATGATAGTGTGGGTGGGCAGCCAACGGTGGGTTTTGAAATCGATTTTGCGGCGATTGCGCGGGGCTGTGCTTATCCCACCGTGCTTCGAGCAGACGATGAGAACACTCTTGCTGAAGCTTTGAATGCCATGGCTGAGTTACCTGGTCCTCGGTTTTTAGAAGTGAGGGTGCACAAAGGAGCTCGAAGTGATTTGGGTAGACCCAAGCAAAGCCCACAGGAGCTCAAGGAATCCATCATGGAGTTTTTAGCAAAGAGCTAA
- a CDS encoding glucose-6-phosphate isomerase (catalyzes the formation of D-fructose 6-phosphate from D-glucose 6-phosphate), which translates to MTSQHILSLDYSFAVGSGSKAIDDAQLIKHESSFQNALTNTLRRVQSGELGFWNLPDDESLLASISELKKALPKEIRHLLVLGIGGSSLGGKSLCHALSGSLEIPADAKQNTPRVYFVDNSDPWYLQQLLERIEASKTLVVPISKSGGTVETMSQLLIVEQWLASTLGKQTAKKHLVLITDPKDGKLREKAQEEGIQTLAVPSNVGGRFSVLSAVGLFPAAMSGINIAEVQAGAREMKKACAATSLKENPAGLLAILNYLHHQMHGRHVHVLMPYADALRPYAGWFVQLWAESLGKRLDLSGKEVHVGPTQLPAIGATDQHAQLQLFSEGPDDKFYSFIEVLNAQKDLKIPESSGDLAYLAKHSLQAVLRAECLATRTALHRQGRPSLCIKLSAVNERSLGALFFLHEAATALAGELYRINAFDQPGVEASKQLTSGLLGRPGYEAYGKGLSLDAHSPSQTHLLECPLVRN; encoded by the coding sequence ATGACTTCACAACATATCCTGTCCTTGGACTATTCATTTGCGGTTGGAAGTGGCTCAAAAGCCATCGATGACGCACAGCTGATCAAGCATGAATCCTCTTTTCAAAATGCGTTAACCAATACCCTGAGACGCGTACAAAGCGGCGAACTAGGTTTTTGGAATTTGCCCGATGATGAAAGTCTGCTTGCATCGATTTCCGAGCTAAAGAAAGCGCTCCCAAAAGAGATTAGACATCTCCTTGTTCTGGGCATCGGAGGCTCGTCGCTCGGAGGCAAAAGTCTATGCCACGCGCTCAGCGGCTCACTTGAGATTCCAGCCGATGCAAAGCAAAACACGCCTCGGGTCTATTTCGTCGACAACAGCGATCCTTGGTATTTGCAGCAGTTGCTCGAACGTATCGAAGCCAGCAAGACCTTGGTCGTCCCGATTTCTAAATCCGGCGGCACCGTTGAAACCATGTCGCAACTCCTTATTGTCGAGCAGTGGCTAGCGAGTACGCTGGGCAAGCAGACTGCCAAAAAGCATCTTGTTCTCATCACCGACCCTAAGGACGGAAAGCTTCGTGAAAAAGCTCAGGAAGAAGGGATCCAAACACTTGCAGTTCCATCCAATGTTGGAGGACGATTTTCTGTATTAAGCGCCGTAGGCCTTTTTCCAGCAGCTATGAGCGGCATCAACATTGCGGAAGTTCAAGCGGGCGCACGCGAAATGAAAAAAGCATGCGCGGCCACCTCGCTTAAAGAGAACCCAGCAGGACTACTAGCAATTCTCAATTACCTGCACCACCAGATGCATGGTCGGCATGTGCATGTACTTATGCCCTACGCCGATGCGCTGCGTCCTTACGCAGGCTGGTTCGTGCAGCTTTGGGCCGAAAGCCTAGGCAAGCGGCTCGACTTGTCTGGAAAAGAAGTCCACGTTGGGCCCACCCAGCTTCCAGCCATTGGCGCGACCGATCAGCACGCCCAGCTTCAGCTTTTCTCAGAAGGTCCTGATGATAAGTTTTATAGCTTCATCGAAGTGCTGAACGCTCAAAAGGATCTGAAGATTCCCGAAAGCTCTGGAGATCTGGCATACCTTGCGAAGCACAGCCTGCAAGCCGTGCTTCGTGCCGAGTGCCTTGCCACGCGCACAGCGCTCCATCGACAAGGCAGGCCTTCACTGTGCATCAAGCTATCTGCCGTCAATGAGCGAAGCCTGGGTGCCCTTTTCTTTTTACACGAAGCAGCCACCGCTTTGGCCGGCGAATTGTATCGCATCAACGCCTTTGATCAGCCAGGCGTCGAAGCAAGCAAACAACTGACCTCAGGCTTGCTTGGCAGGCCCGGCTACGAGGCATACGGCAAAGGGCTCAGCCTAGACGCACATTCCCCTAGTCAGACGCACCTCTTGGAATGCCCCTTGGTGCGAAATTAG
- a CDS encoding GGDEF domain-containing protein, whose amino-acid sequence MSTERTTNPSKTVVTVITSTPKRRGASSQACLVVIYGDDLGRRVPLGAEPIVIGRSSRCDVQVDQDNVSRNHAQVTYNGREYIVSDLGSTNGTFVNHAFVDEKVLLDGDQIKIGRTILKFISGDNVEGQYHEEIYRLMTIDGLTDVYNKRHFHEELEKEISRARRYERTFSLILFDIDHFKQVNDNFGHLAGDAVLRQMAQMVKSRVRRDDIVARLGGEEFGVLLPEVQKRGAFELAEKLRKLVEQKIFAFEGLRLNITISLGIAEWTKDIQDPEQLIKVADEKLYQAKREGRNASRA is encoded by the coding sequence GTGAGTACCGAACGCACGACCAACCCAAGTAAAACGGTCGTCACAGTTATTACTTCGACCCCCAAGCGGCGAGGCGCAAGCAGCCAAGCCTGCTTGGTCGTCATCTATGGCGATGACTTGGGAAGAAGGGTGCCTCTTGGTGCAGAACCCATCGTCATTGGACGCTCATCACGTTGTGATGTGCAAGTGGACCAAGACAACGTTTCACGCAACCACGCGCAAGTCACATATAATGGACGAGAGTACATCGTTAGTGATCTAGGCTCGACCAACGGCACCTTTGTAAACCACGCTTTTGTCGACGAAAAAGTGCTGCTCGACGGTGACCAAATTAAAATAGGTCGCACCATTCTTAAGTTTATTAGTGGCGACAATGTTGAGGGTCAGTACCACGAAGAAATTTACCGTTTGATGACCATCGACGGACTGACAGACGTTTACAACAAACGCCACTTTCATGAAGAACTCGAAAAAGAGATTTCTCGAGCACGGCGCTACGAGCGAACCTTCTCGCTAATTCTTTTCGACATCGATCACTTCAAACAAGTCAATGACAACTTCGGCCACCTTGCCGGCGATGCCGTACTTCGACAAATGGCCCAAATGGTTAAGTCCCGTGTCCGTCGCGACGACATTGTAGCCCGCTTGGGCGGTGAAGAATTTGGCGTTCTATTACCTGAAGTTCAAAAACGCGGAGCTTTCGAACTGGCTGAAAAGCTACGCAAGCTTGTTGAACAAAAAATCTTCGCCTTCGAAGGACTACGTCTGAATATCACCATTAGCCTCGGTATCGCCGAGTGGACAAAAGATATCCAAGATCCAGAACAACTCATCAAGGTTGCAGACGAAAAACTGTACCAAGCAAAACGCGAAGGAAGAAATGCCTCACGAGCTTAG